A genomic segment from Vanessa cardui chromosome 30, ilVanCard2.1, whole genome shotgun sequence encodes:
- the LOC124542313 gene encoding uncharacterized protein LOC124542313, whose protein sequence is MAVQNKVLYAFRGWIAFVAFMDLGTAGRSYIERRSFLSNNGDNEHLDGDFTISRMLGMYSVLKALALIHCTLYIHYRPVVSMGYWSLFLTIILYFTEAFYFHSTNLNFYVVFPCILNIITLLGLIYLPSKLKLWGTIPGTSGMDRDVDDENTQILRQMGNFRRRKPGNPIKNKHV, encoded by the exons ATGGCAgttcaaaataaagttttatatgcGTTTAGAGGTTGGATAGCATTTGTAGCCTTTATGGATCTTGGTACCGCTGGACGTTCGTACATTGAACGTAGATCGTTTTTAAGCAATAATGGTGACAACGAACATCTAGAcg ggGACTTCACAATATCCAGGATGCTGGGGATGTATTCTGTGTTGAAGGCACTTGCTTTGATACATTGTActctatacatacattatagACC TGTGGTGTCAATGGGCTACTGGTCGTTATTTTTAACTATCATATTGTATTTCACGGAGGCATTCTACTTTCACTCGACAAATCTCAATTTTTATGTGGTCTTTCCTTGCATATTAAATA taatAACACTGTTAGGATTAATATACCTACCATCGAAATTGAAACTATGGGGTACGATACCCGGAACATCGGGTATGGATCGGGATGTGGACGATGAGAACACTCAAATATTACGACAGATGGGCAACTTTAGGAGGAGGAAACCTGGCAACCCCATCAAAAACAAGCACGTCTGA